In Colwellia sp. PAMC 20917, a single genomic region encodes these proteins:
- the miaA gene encoding tRNA (adenosine(37)-N6)-dimethylallyltransferase MiaA → MSDALSTNNIDSKNRKLPPVICLMGPTASGKTALAMALHDALPCDIISVDSALVYRDMDIGTAKPTAEELAKYPHRLINLIDASESYSAADFCRDALIEIEKIRANNRIPLLVGGTMMYFKSLIEGISPLPAADVKIRQGIADEAEQFGWENIHQQLASVDPVSAERIHKNDPQRLMRALEVYRLTGKSITDLTKVKGERLSGDVLQFAISPKERKDLHARIALRFEQMIEQDFESEVVKLKQRDDLHENLPAIRCVGYRQMWEYLDGKVDHDEMVFKGICATRQLAKRQLTWLRNWPNLQWLHMEDENNLKLIMSSVSKL, encoded by the coding sequence ATGTCTGACGCTTTATCAACAAACAATATTGACAGTAAAAACCGTAAATTACCGCCAGTCATTTGTTTGATGGGGCCTACTGCATCAGGTAAAACAGCGTTAGCAATGGCATTACATGATGCTTTGCCATGCGATATTATCAGTGTTGATTCTGCGCTTGTTTATCGTGATATGGATATTGGTACTGCAAAACCAACAGCAGAAGAATTAGCAAAGTATCCGCATCGATTAATTAATTTAATTGATGCCAGTGAAAGTTACTCTGCCGCTGATTTTTGCCGTGACGCTTTAATAGAAATTGAGAAAATCAGGGCAAATAACCGTATACCTTTATTGGTTGGCGGTACTATGATGTATTTTAAAAGCCTGATTGAGGGTATTTCGCCTCTGCCGGCGGCCGATGTAAAAATTCGCCAAGGCATAGCCGACGAAGCTGAACAATTTGGCTGGGAAAACATCCATCAACAACTTGCTAGCGTAGACCCTGTTTCTGCCGAACGTATTCACAAAAATGATCCGCAACGATTAATGCGGGCATTAGAAGTTTACCGCCTAACGGGCAAAAGTATCACCGACTTAACGAAAGTTAAGGGTGAGCGACTCAGTGGTGATGTTTTACAATTTGCTATCTCACCGAAAGAGCGTAAAGATTTGCATGCTCGTATTGCGCTTAGGTTTGAACAGATGATTGAACAAGATTTTGAATCAGAAGTTGTTAAGTTAAAACAACGTGACGATTTACATGAAAATTTACCGGCTATTCGTTGTGTGGGTTATCGACAGATGTGGGAATATTTAGATGGTAAAGTCGACCATGATGAAATGGTTTTTAAAGGCATTTGTGCGACGCGACAATTGGCTAAACGACAGTTAACCTGGTTGAGAAATTGGCCAAACTTACAATGGTTGCATATGGAAGACGAAAATAATTTGAAACTAATTATGTCTTCAGTAAGCAAACTTTAA
- a CDS encoding N-acetylmuramoyl-L-alanine amidase: MNIRSLLLAMLLTVSVFFEAHGNSIDGVRVWPAPENTRIVFDLSEQPDYKYFSLKNPQRLVIDFNNSKNHVSFKNVLKKDKRIKLIRTSKSRIKGTTRLVLELADNYSLAVFPLAPAGQYGNRLVIDLFDEEKISQGDHTPKNDHRDILIAIDAGHGGEDPGSIGGKGSYEKRVTLAIAKKLATYINNEKGMKAVMVRDGDYYVSVGRRSEIARKNQVDFLVSIHADAFRTPQPNGASVWIVSHKRVESEMAKWLRNRSNNSELLGGGGGVIKNTRDDNLAKTLADMNKEHSQGVSISMANSVLKQLKKITKMHKKVPQHGNFGVLKSSDIPSILVETGFISNHREEQNLNSSAHQRKLAKGIFKGIKDHFMIQPPMGSYYASIETRQHKITRGESLSVVAQRYSVSVRELKMANSLTSNTVRIGQTLTIPRAD, encoded by the coding sequence ATGAATATTCGATCGTTATTATTAGCTATGTTATTAACCGTTAGTGTTTTCTTTGAAGCGCACGGTAATAGCATCGATGGCGTTCGTGTCTGGCCAGCCCCAGAAAATACCCGTATTGTTTTTGATCTCAGTGAACAGCCTGATTATAAATATTTCAGTTTAAAGAATCCTCAGCGTTTAGTCATAGACTTTAACAACAGTAAGAATCATGTTTCGTTTAAGAATGTCCTTAAAAAGGATAAACGCATAAAACTGATCCGCACCAGTAAATCGCGTATTAAAGGTACAACACGTTTAGTATTAGAATTAGCGGATAATTACTCTTTGGCTGTTTTTCCGCTTGCACCAGCAGGACAATACGGTAACCGTTTAGTGATTGATTTATTCGACGAAGAGAAAATCAGTCAAGGCGACCATACCCCCAAAAATGATCATCGAGATATTCTTATTGCCATTGATGCTGGCCACGGTGGTGAGGATCCGGGTTCTATAGGGGGTAAAGGCAGCTATGAAAAACGTGTTACGTTAGCGATTGCTAAAAAACTTGCTACCTATATTAATAATGAAAAAGGCATGAAAGCGGTAATGGTGCGCGATGGTGACTATTATGTTTCGGTCGGTCGACGTAGTGAAATAGCTAGAAAAAACCAAGTAGATTTTTTAGTGTCAATCCATGCCGATGCCTTTAGAACGCCACAACCTAACGGAGCCTCAGTCTGGATTGTGTCGCACAAAAGGGTTGAGTCAGAAATGGCCAAATGGCTACGTAACCGCTCGAACAACTCCGAGCTCTTAGGTGGCGGTGGCGGTGTTATTAAAAATACCCGCGATGACAACTTGGCAAAAACCTTAGCAGATATGAATAAAGAGCATTCGCAGGGTGTCAGTATTAGTATGGCGAATAGCGTACTAAAACAACTGAAAAAAATTACTAAGATGCACAAGAAAGTTCCCCAACATGGTAATTTTGGTGTGTTGAAATCTTCAGATATCCCCTCGATTTTAGTTGAAACAGGTTTTATTTCTAACCATAGAGAAGAGCAAAATTTAAACTCTAGTGCTCATCAGCGCAAGCTCGCTAAAGGTATTTTTAAAGGTATTAAAGACCATTTTATGATTCAACCGCCGATGGGCAGTTATTATGCCTCTATTGAAACACGACAACATAAAATTACTCGCGGTGAGTCTTTATCTGTGGTTGCACAACGCTATAGTGTTTCAGTACGAGAATTAAAAATGGCAAATAGTTTAACCTCAAATACCGTTCGCATAGGTCAAACCTTAACCATACCTCGCGCCGATTAA
- the hflX gene encoding ribosome rescue GTPase HflX: MFDRYQAGEQAILVHLDFPDENAREDLQEFEMLVSSAGVNALAIITGKRTTPHTKFFVGSGKAEEVAEAVKLHQANVVLFNHALSPSQEKNIEALCECRVVDRTTLILDIFAQRARTHEGKMQVELAQLRHMSTRLIRGWTHLERQKGGIGLRGPGETQLETDRRLLRDRMVNIRKRLERVEKQRQQGRRARTRAEIPTISLVGYTNAGKSTLFNIITQADVYAADQLFATLDPTLRKIEIEDVGRAILADTVGFIRHLPHDLVAAFKATLTETREAELLLHVIDISDDRRTENIEQVETVLKEIEAGDVPQLLICNKIDALEDIEPRIDRDDTGLPIRVWLSAQKGIGIELLFQALAERLGKKIVKHNLCLPPNEGKLRGVFYQLNSIVDERYDEDGNCLLKIKLPAREWDRLIKLSEADIEGFIERKQTDILP, from the coding sequence TTGTTTGATCGTTATCAAGCAGGTGAACAAGCTATTCTTGTTCACCTCGATTTCCCTGATGAAAATGCGCGCGAAGACTTACAAGAATTTGAAATGCTTGTTAGCTCTGCGGGCGTTAACGCGCTTGCAATTATTACAGGTAAACGTACTACACCTCATACTAAATTCTTTGTTGGTAGTGGTAAAGCTGAAGAAGTTGCCGAGGCGGTAAAGTTACATCAAGCCAATGTGGTACTTTTTAATCATGCACTTTCTCCTTCACAAGAAAAAAATATTGAAGCATTATGTGAGTGCCGCGTAGTTGACCGAACAACACTCATCTTAGATATTTTTGCCCAGCGTGCTCGAACACATGAAGGTAAGATGCAAGTAGAACTTGCGCAATTACGTCATATGAGTACGCGTTTGATCCGTGGTTGGACACACCTTGAAAGGCAAAAAGGGGGGATTGGCCTCCGCGGGCCTGGTGAAACTCAGCTAGAAACTGATCGTCGTTTACTTCGCGACCGTATGGTAAATATTCGTAAACGCTTAGAACGTGTTGAAAAGCAACGCCAGCAAGGTAGAAGAGCAAGAACACGCGCTGAAATACCGACAATTTCTTTAGTGGGTTATACCAACGCAGGTAAATCGACGCTGTTTAATATTATCACTCAGGCAGACGTTTACGCAGCAGATCAATTATTTGCAACCTTAGATCCCACATTACGAAAAATTGAAATTGAGGATGTCGGTCGAGCAATTTTAGCTGACACCGTTGGCTTTATTCGTCATTTACCTCATGATTTAGTCGCCGCTTTTAAAGCAACATTGACTGAAACCCGTGAAGCTGAACTATTATTGCATGTTATTGATATTTCAGATGATAGGCGAACTGAAAATATTGAACAAGTTGAAACGGTTTTAAAAGAGATCGAAGCGGGCGATGTTCCGCAATTATTAATTTGTAACAAAATAGATGCTTTGGAAGATATTGAACCACGCATCGACAGGGACGATACAGGTCTACCTATACGAGTATGGTTATCTGCACAAAAAGGCATAGGGATTGAATTACTTTTTCAAGCGCTAGCTGAACGACTCGGCAAGAAAATAGTCAAGCATAACTTATGCTTACCTCCTAACGAAGGTAAACTACGTGGTGTGTTTTATCAATTAAATTCTATTGTTGATGAACGGTATGACGAGGATGGAAATTGTTTATTGAAAATTAAATTACCTGCAAGAGAGTGGGATAGATTAATTAAACTGAGTGAAGCTGATATAGAAGGCTTTATTGAACGTAAACAGACTGATATATTACCATAA
- the tsaE gene encoding tRNA (adenosine(37)-N6)-threonylcarbamoyltransferase complex ATPase subunit type 1 TsaE — protein sequence MLTNKNYFLADESATIAMGNKLADIVKKELKQGIVVYLYGDLGAGKTTLTRGFVQGMGHIGHVKSPTYTLVEPYELDDWLVYHFDLYRLSDPEELEYMGIRDYFADNCCCFIEWPEKGLGMIKAPDLRIDLAYSDEQRTINIQAKTPLGELVVNALS from the coding sequence ATGCTTACAAACAAAAACTACTTTTTAGCTGATGAATCAGCAACTATAGCTATGGGTAATAAATTAGCTGATATTGTAAAAAAAGAACTAAAACAAGGTATTGTAGTATATCTTTATGGTGACTTAGGTGCGGGAAAAACCACCTTAACTCGAGGTTTTGTACAAGGTATGGGGCATATTGGCCACGTAAAAAGCCCAACCTATACTCTAGTTGAACCTTATGAATTAGATGACTGGTTAGTTTATCATTTTGATTTATATCGCTTGTCAGATCCTGAAGAACTAGAATATATGGGCATTCGAGATTATTTTGCAGATAACTGCTGTTGCTTTATTGAGTGGCCAGAAAAGGGGCTAGGTATGATCAAGGCACCTGATTTGCGTATCGACTTAGCGTATAGTGATGAGCAAAGAACCATCAACATACAAGCAAAGACCCCTTTGGGTGAGCTCGTAGTAAATGCGCTTAGTTAA
- a CDS encoding adenylosuccinate synthase: MGKNVVVLGTQWGDEGKGKIVDLLTDKAKYVVRYQGGHNAGHTLVIDGEKTVLHLIPSGVLRDNVKCLIGNGVVLCPKALMTEIAMLEAKGVPVRERLLISDACPLILPYHNALDAAREIARGNKPIGTTGRGIGPAYEDKVARRGLRVGDLVCAESFAIKLKEIVDYHNFSLEHYYKVAPVCYDTVLADALSVRDVILKMVADVAEILDQARKNGESIMFEGAQGTLLDIDHGTYPYVTSSNTTAGGVATGCGFGPRHLDYILGITKAYTTRVGSGPFPTELDDEVGEHLGTVGHEFGATTGRERRCGWFDAVAMHRAIQVNSVTGFCLTKLDVLDGLKTLKICTGYRTEAGDIITVPPTAAEGYDRITPVYEEMPGWSEVTVGATSRDALPANAIAYIKRIEELTGVPVDIISTGPDRNETIILVNPFAE; the protein is encoded by the coding sequence ATGGGCAAAAACGTCGTAGTTCTAGGCACCCAATGGGGTGACGAAGGTAAGGGTAAGATTGTTGATTTACTCACAGATAAAGCTAAGTACGTCGTACGTTATCAAGGAGGCCATAATGCAGGTCATACTTTGGTAATAGACGGTGAAAAAACCGTACTTCATTTAATTCCATCGGGCGTATTACGTGACAATGTGAAATGTTTAATCGGCAACGGCGTAGTTTTATGCCCGAAAGCCTTGATGACAGAAATCGCAATGTTAGAAGCCAAAGGCGTTCCTGTACGTGAACGTTTACTTATTAGTGACGCTTGTCCGTTAATTCTTCCTTATCATAATGCTCTAGATGCTGCGCGAGAAATCGCTCGTGGTAATAAGCCTATTGGTACGACAGGACGTGGTATTGGTCCAGCTTATGAAGACAAAGTTGCCCGCCGTGGTTTACGTGTTGGCGATTTAGTTTGTGCTGAGTCATTTGCGATTAAATTAAAAGAAATTGTTGATTACCATAATTTCTCTTTAGAGCATTACTACAAAGTTGCGCCAGTTTGTTATGACACTGTGCTTGCTGATGCTTTATCAGTTCGTGACGTTATCCTTAAAATGGTTGCCGATGTCGCTGAAATTCTTGATCAAGCCCGTAAAAACGGCGAATCAATTATGTTTGAAGGTGCTCAAGGGACTTTACTTGATATTGATCACGGTACTTATCCTTATGTAACCTCTTCAAACACTACTGCAGGTGGCGTTGCTACCGGTTGTGGTTTTGGACCTCGCCATTTAGATTATATTCTAGGTATTACTAAAGCATACACGACACGTGTTGGCTCTGGTCCTTTCCCTACAGAATTAGATGACGAAGTCGGTGAACATTTAGGTACTGTAGGCCATGAATTTGGCGCGACTACGGGACGTGAACGTCGATGTGGTTGGTTTGACGCGGTTGCTATGCACCGTGCCATTCAAGTCAACAGCGTAACAGGATTTTGTTTAACCAAACTTGATGTTTTAGACGGTTTAAAAACCCTTAAAATATGTACAGGTTACCGTACTGAAGCTGGCGACATTATTACTGTACCGCCTACAGCTGCTGAAGGTTATGACAGAATTACACCTGTTTATGAAGAAATGCCCGGTTGGTCTGAAGTTACTGTTGGCGCAACTTCTCGTGACGCTTTACCTGCTAATGCGATCGCTTACATTAAGCGCATTGAAGAATTAACAGGGGTCCCGGTTGATATTATTTCAACAGGTCCAGATCGTAATGAAACCATTATTTTAGTAAATCCGTTTGCTGAGTAA
- the hfq gene encoding RNA chaperone Hfq, translating to MAKGQSLQDPFLNALRRDRIPVAIYLVNGIKLQGQVESFDQFVILLKNTVSQMVYKHAISTVVPSRAVSTMPAPQTGDYSQEQQD from the coding sequence ATGGCAAAGGGGCAATCTTTACAAGACCCATTTTTGAATGCTTTACGACGTGATCGCATTCCGGTAGCAATATATTTAGTTAATGGCATTAAACTACAAGGGCAAGTAGAGTCCTTTGATCAATTTGTTATTTTACTTAAAAATACAGTGAGTCAAATGGTCTATAAACACGCCATTTCTACTGTTGTTCCTTCAAGGGCAGTTTCTACGATGCCAGCACCACAAACTGGTGATTATAGTCAGGAACAGCAAGATTAA
- the hflC gene encoding protease modulator HflC, whose translation MKNFIIALIVLFSVLTVSSVFIVFEGQRGIVFQFTKIKRDANSGEMIVYEPGLHFKIPFINNVRRLDARIQTLDEAPDRFVTSEKKDLMVDSFVKWRIVDFSTFYLRTSGSVENARALLKQKVNNGLRTEFGTRTIKEIVSGDRDGIMAKALASASSSREDLGIEVIDVRIKAINLPAEVSASIYDRMRAERTAVAKEHRSKGQEQAEIIRATIDAKVTVMLATAQKEAQEMRGEGDALAAKVYADSYGQDPEFFSFYRSLEAYEKSFSSKSDILVVKPDSDFFNYLKEGAKIKK comes from the coding sequence ATGAAAAACTTTATTATTGCCCTAATTGTATTATTCTCAGTATTAACCGTCTCTTCTGTTTTCATTGTTTTTGAAGGACAACGAGGTATCGTTTTTCAGTTTACAAAAATTAAACGTGATGCTAATTCAGGTGAAATGATTGTTTATGAACCGGGTTTACACTTTAAAATACCCTTTATTAACAACGTTCGCAGACTTGATGCTCGTATTCAAACGCTTGATGAAGCGCCTGATCGCTTTGTAACATCTGAGAAAAAAGATTTAATGGTCGACTCATTTGTTAAGTGGCGTATTGTTGATTTTTCAACGTTCTACTTACGTACTTCTGGCTCAGTAGAAAATGCTCGTGCGTTATTGAAACAAAAAGTAAATAATGGTTTACGTACTGAGTTTGGTACGCGCACCATTAAAGAAATTGTTTCAGGTGACCGTGACGGCATTATGGCTAAAGCGTTAGCAAGTGCCTCAAGTAGTCGTGAAGACTTAGGTATTGAGGTTATTGATGTACGTATTAAAGCAATTAACTTACCTGCTGAAGTCAGTGCTTCTATCTATGACCGTATGCGAGCAGAGCGAACAGCTGTAGCAAAAGAGCATCGTTCTAAAGGTCAGGAGCAAGCGGAAATTATCCGTGCTACGATAGATGCTAAAGTAACTGTTATGTTAGCGACAGCACAAAAAGAAGCACAAGAAATGCGTGGTGAAGGTGATGCGTTAGCGGCTAAAGTTTATGCTGATTCATATGGACAAGATCCTGAGTTTTTCAGCTTTTACCGTAGCCTTGAAGCATATGAAAAAAGTTTTAGTAGTAAAAGTGATATCTTGGTGGTTAAACCCGATAGTGATTTCTTTAACTACTTAAAAGAAGGCGCTAAAATTAAAAAGTAG
- the hflK gene encoding FtsH protease activity modulator HflK: MAWNEPGNNDKDPWKKKDDKNQGPPDLDDLLKDIGNKFGGIFGGKSSKDGSKKGASNVGIAIAVIVGILVYAFSGFYTIKEAEKGLVLRFGQYSGTVEPGLRWKWTFAERIIPVDMQTTRDLPASGFMLTKDENVVRVEMQIQYRVVDARNYIFSVTDADDSLSQSLDSALRFVIGDSKMDDILTSGREKVRQDVWKELDDIIAPYNLGLIVVDVNFKDARPPEEVKDAFDDAISAQEDEVRFLREAEAYARGIEPRARGRVKRMEQEAIAYKQQTVLDAEGEVAKFNKLLPEYLAAPEVTRQRMYLSTMESVYANTSKVMVDVEGGNNMMYLPLDKMMQNQSSGQRTLPDSQTRANQSINTQSTAPDLSGRSDRFNEGRN, translated from the coding sequence ATGGCGTGGAATGAACCGGGGAATAATGATAAAGACCCCTGGAAAAAGAAAGATGATAAGAATCAAGGGCCACCAGATTTAGACGACTTACTAAAAGATATTGGTAATAAGTTTGGCGGTATTTTTGGTGGAAAATCATCAAAAGATGGCAGCAAGAAAGGCGCCTCGAATGTTGGTATCGCTATTGCGGTAATCGTGGGTATTCTTGTCTATGCATTTAGTGGTTTTTATACCATTAAAGAAGCTGAAAAAGGCCTTGTTTTACGTTTTGGACAATATTCTGGCACAGTAGAACCAGGTTTGCGTTGGAAGTGGACATTTGCGGAACGTATTATTCCTGTAGATATGCAAACAACACGCGATTTACCTGCATCTGGCTTCATGTTAACAAAAGATGAAAATGTAGTACGTGTTGAAATGCAGATACAATATCGTGTTGTTGATGCGCGTAATTATATTTTCAGCGTTACTGATGCCGACGACAGTTTAAGCCAGTCACTAGACAGTGCTTTACGCTTCGTTATTGGTGACTCTAAAATGGATGATATTTTAACAAGTGGCCGTGAGAAAGTACGTCAAGATGTCTGGAAAGAATTAGATGACATTATTGCCCCGTATAATCTTGGTTTAATTGTTGTCGATGTTAACTTTAAAGATGCTCGTCCTCCTGAAGAAGTCAAAGATGCTTTTGATGATGCTATTTCAGCACAAGAAGATGAAGTTCGTTTTTTACGTGAAGCCGAAGCCTATGCCCGTGGTATTGAACCAAGAGCACGTGGACGAGTGAAACGTATGGAACAAGAAGCTATCGCCTATAAACAACAAACGGTATTAGATGCCGAAGGTGAAGTTGCTAAATTCAATAAATTACTTCCAGAATACCTTGCTGCTCCAGAAGTTACTCGCCAGCGTATGTATTTATCAACCATGGAAAGTGTTTATGCCAATACCAGTAAGGTAATGGTTGATGTTGAAGGTGGCAATAACATGATGTATTTACCATTAGATAAAATGATGCAAAATCAGTCTTCTGGTCAACGTACTTTACCTGATAGTCAAACTCGAGCGAACCAATCGATTAATACCCAAAGTACTGCGCCTGATTTATCAGGTCGTTCAGACAGATTTAACGAAGGGAGAAATTAA
- the mutL gene encoding DNA mismatch repair endonuclease MutL — MTIEILPARLANQIAAGEVVERPSSVVKELVENSLDAGATTIKIDIEKGGAKRIRISDNGSGIVKDELTLALSRHATSKIKDLNDLEGICSLGFRGEALASISSVSRLTLTSKPAEQESAWQAIAEGRDMAVALQPAAHPNGTTIDVVDLFFNTPARRKFLRTEKTEFTHIEEVIKRIALARFDVSFILSHNQKVIKHFKSVNNKSLYAKRVAQICGQKFIEHSLEIDCQHGDLQLSGWVGLPSFARNQNDLCFSYVNGRMMRDKLINHAIRQAYSHLLPADTYPAFVLFLVLDVREVDVNVHPAKHEVRFHQGRYIHDFIYSVCHNALSENANIGLLPGSENQPSATLPPQPESSAVNYRQDNQLESDETGQQLTRDYIKPLTKVTDVQSEPYQSSKPGSQKNYSSYTHSNNQVSRNAAQAYQTLMTPLSSGKSDEESAALPIHEVNENEHLVLTKIIDEKYAVITLDNELRLLALKKIEQAVKFFEVKNRWQHNFVSQPLLLPIKISLTQAQVTFVEAQTDALKKIGIVANVLSKNSIQVREFPALLRNKDVNLSVNNLLTLLCLEDGQELTNSDWQQAFASLLSADSYDNQQAKNLLRLSQQQLNSTFEQQLRLNSVLIDLTSSITTLTNAT, encoded by the coding sequence ATGACCATAGAAATCCTTCCAGCACGCCTAGCTAACCAAATTGCTGCCGGTGAAGTCGTAGAACGTCCTTCATCAGTGGTGAAAGAGTTAGTTGAAAACAGCTTAGATGCTGGCGCAACGACCATTAAAATAGACATTGAAAAAGGTGGCGCTAAACGTATTCGTATTAGTGATAATGGCTCGGGTATTGTTAAAGATGAACTAACGTTAGCGCTAAGTCGTCATGCGACCAGTAAGATTAAAGATTTAAATGATTTAGAAGGTATTTGTAGTTTAGGGTTTCGTGGCGAAGCACTGGCAAGTATTAGCTCAGTCTCTCGTTTAACGTTGACGTCAAAACCTGCCGAGCAAGAATCAGCTTGGCAAGCCATTGCCGAAGGGCGAGATATGGCGGTAGCCTTGCAACCCGCTGCACATCCCAATGGCACGACCATTGATGTTGTCGACTTGTTTTTTAATACCCCCGCGAGACGAAAATTCCTTCGTACTGAAAAAACAGAGTTCACTCATATTGAAGAGGTCATTAAGCGTATCGCTTTGGCGCGCTTTGATGTTAGTTTTATTTTGTCACATAATCAGAAAGTGATTAAGCATTTTAAATCAGTCAATAATAAAAGTTTATACGCAAAACGGGTAGCACAAATTTGTGGTCAAAAGTTTATTGAGCATTCACTGGAAATTGACTGCCAACATGGCGATTTACAATTATCAGGTTGGGTAGGGCTACCAAGCTTTGCCCGTAACCAAAATGATTTATGCTTTAGTTACGTGAATGGCCGTATGATGCGAGACAAGTTAATTAATCACGCCATTCGTCAAGCTTACAGTCATCTGTTACCTGCGGATACTTATCCGGCTTTTGTGCTGTTTCTGGTGCTTGATGTCCGAGAAGTCGATGTAAATGTTCATCCAGCAAAACATGAAGTACGGTTTCATCAAGGGCGTTATATTCATGATTTTATTTATTCGGTTTGTCATAACGCGTTAAGCGAAAATGCTAATATTGGCTTATTGCCTGGATCAGAAAATCAACCATCGGCTACTTTACCACCTCAGCCTGAAAGCAGTGCGGTAAATTATAGACAAGACAATCAGCTTGAATCAGATGAAACCGGGCAGCAATTAACGCGTGACTATATTAAGCCATTGACGAAAGTTACCGATGTTCAAAGCGAACCCTATCAAAGTAGCAAGCCAGGTAGTCAAAAAAATTATTCATCTTATACACACAGTAATAACCAAGTGAGCAGAAATGCTGCGCAAGCTTATCAAACATTGATGACGCCTTTGTCTAGTGGAAAGTCGGATGAAGAAAGTGCCGCTCTGCCAATACACGAGGTGAATGAAAATGAGCACTTAGTGTTAACCAAGATTATTGATGAAAAATATGCGGTGATAACGTTAGACAATGAACTACGTTTATTGGCATTAAAAAAAATAGAGCAAGCGGTTAAATTCTTCGAAGTAAAAAACAGATGGCAGCATAATTTTGTTAGCCAGCCGTTACTATTGCCGATTAAGATATCGTTGACGCAAGCACAAGTTACTTTTGTTGAAGCGCAGACTGATGCACTGAAAAAAATAGGTATTGTCGCGAATGTTTTATCCAAGAACAGTATACAAGTACGAGAGTTTCCGGCCTTGTTAAGAAATAAAGATGTAAATTTAAGTGTTAATAACCTCTTAACACTTTTGTGTTTAGAAGATGGACAAGAATTAACAAATAGTGATTGGCAACAAGCCTTTGCAAGTTTATTATCCGCTGATTCTTACGATAACCAACAAGCTAAAAACCTACTCCGTTTAAGTCAGCAACAATTAAATTCCACCTTTGAACAGCAGCTACGCTTGAATTCGGTATTGATAGACCTCACATCATCAATAACAACGTTAACGAATGCTACTTAA